A single window of Candidatus Desulfofervidus auxilii DNA harbors:
- the argH gene encoding argininosuccinate lyase, which produces MKLWGGRFSKETAKEVEEFTSSLSFDKRLYKQDIFGSIAHVKMLSKQGIISEKDAKAIIKALEEIKKEIEKGNFKFLPSDEDIHTAIERVLREKLGNIAAKLHTARSRNDQIVLDMRLFLKEEIKEIIKLIQNLQKVLLSLAKKNIDIILPGYTHLQRAQPVLLSHHLLAYVEMFKRDIERFKDCYRRVDVMPLGSAALAGTSFPIDRDYVAELLGFSQISQNSMDAVSDRDFILEFLSNSTILAMHLSRMAEELIIWNTQEFNFIEIDDAFCTGSSIMPQKKNPDVLELIRGKTGRVYGNLIAVLTMMKGLPLTYNRDMQEDKEPLFDTIDTIKPSLKLLAILWENIKFKKENMIKATEKGFLLATDLADYLVTKGLPFREAHNLVGEIVKYCQEKGKELYELSIKEIKKFSDLFEDDIKEVLNIENAIKRKKSFGGTAPDEVKRQIELIEREIQ; this is translated from the coding sequence ATGAAACTTTGGGGGGGCAGATTTTCTAAAGAAACAGCTAAAGAAGTAGAAGAATTTACAAGCTCCCTTTCTTTTGATAAACGGCTTTATAAACAAGATATTTTTGGAAGCATTGCTCATGTAAAAATGCTTTCAAAACAAGGTATTATTTCAGAAAAAGATGCAAAAGCTATTATTAAAGCTTTAGAAGAAATTAAAAAAGAGATTGAAAAAGGTAATTTTAAATTTCTTCCTTCTGATGAAGATATTCATACTGCAATTGAACGGGTTTTAAGAGAAAAATTAGGTAATATTGCAGCCAAATTACATACCGCCAGAAGTAGAAATGATCAGATTGTTTTAGATATGCGTCTTTTTTTAAAAGAAGAAATAAAAGAAATAATTAAACTTATACAAAATTTACAAAAAGTTCTTTTAAGCTTAGCAAAGAAAAATATAGATATTATTCTTCCAGGATACACGCATTTGCAACGTGCTCAACCTGTGCTTTTATCTCACCATTTATTAGCCTATGTAGAGATGTTTAAACGGGATATAGAGAGATTTAAAGATTGCTATAGAAGAGTAGATGTTATGCCTCTTGGAAGCGCTGCTTTGGCTGGAACATCTTTCCCAATAGACAGAGATTATGTAGCAGAATTATTAGGATTTTCTCAAATAAGTCAAAATAGCATGGATGCTGTAAGTGATAGGGATTTTATATTGGAATTTTTAAGTAATTCTACCATCCTTGCTATGCATTTAAGTCGGATGGCTGAAGAATTAATAATTTGGAATACACAGGAATTTAACTTTATTGAAATAGATGATGCCTTTTGCACAGGTAGCAGCATCATGCCTCAGAAAAAAAATCCAGATGTGCTTGAACTTATTAGAGGTAAAACTGGACGAGTGTATGGCAATCTAATAGCAGTTTTAACCATGATGAAAGGGTTGCCTTTAACTTATAATCGGGATATGCAGGAAGATAAGGAACCTTTATTTGACACAATTGATACTATTAAACCTTCATTAAAATTATTAGCCATTTTATGGGAAAATATAAAATTCAAAAAAGAAAATATGATTAAAGCAACTGAAAAAGGATTTTTACTTGCTACTGATTTGGCAGATTATTTAGTAACAAAAGGATTGCCATTTCGTGAAGCTCATAATTTAGTAGGGGAAATAGTTAAATATTGTCAAGAAAAAGGGAAAGAACTTTATGAACTTTCTATAAAAGAAATTAAGAAATTTTCTGATTTGTTTGAAGATGACATAAAAGAAGTACTTAATATAGAAAATGCTATTAAAAGGAAAAAATCTTTTGGAGGTACTGCCCCAGATGAAGTAAAAAGACAAATAGAACTTATAGAGAGGGAGATTCAATGA
- the dapF gene encoding diaminopimelate epimerase — MAEIEDFNGLKFYKLTGSGNDFIIIDDRKEKIKEKNFSFLASRLCRRQWSIGADGLIIIRNSKKANFKWHFFNADGSEAEMCGNGGRCVARLAYDLGITKEKLTFETKSGIIYAEVEENKVKLSLTPPSDLKLNIRLKLNEKDYIAHFVNTGVPHTIILVEDLENIPVKELGRKIRFHPYFQPAGTNVDFVRIISEKEIEIRTYERGVEDETLACGTGAVASAVIAFKLKKLKSPIKVKTKSGEILEIFFNEKLTEVFLRGETRFICEGKIFDEALKE; from the coding sequence ATGGCTGAAATAGAAGATTTTAATGGACTTAAATTTTACAAATTAACTGGAAGCGGCAATGACTTCATTATCATAGATGACCGTAAGGAAAAAATAAAAGAAAAAAATTTTTCATTTTTGGCTTCTCGTCTTTGCCGAAGACAATGGTCTATTGGTGCAGATGGTCTAATTATTATTCGTAATTCAAAAAAAGCTAATTTTAAATGGCACTTTTTCAATGCAGACGGTAGCGAAGCAGAGATGTGTGGTAATGGTGGAAGGTGTGTTGCACGTTTAGCTTATGATTTAGGTATAACTAAAGAGAAGCTTACTTTTGAAACAAAATCAGGGATTATCTATGCTGAAGTAGAAGAAAATAAAGTAAAACTTTCTCTTACACCACCATCTGATTTAAAGTTAAATATTAGATTAAAACTTAATGAAAAAGACTATATTGCACATTTTGTTAATACTGGTGTACCTCATACTATAATTCTTGTTGAAGACTTAGAAAATATCCCAGTAAAGGAGCTCGGAAGGAAAATACGTTTTCATCCTTATTTTCAGCCAGCAGGCACAAATGTAGATTTTGTTCGTATTATTTCAGAAAAAGAAATAGAAATACGCACTTATGAAAGAGGGGTAGAAGATGAAACTTTAGCCTGTGGTACTGGAGCAGTAGCAAGCGCAGTAATTGCTTTTAAACTTAAAAAATTAAAATCACCAATAAAAGTAAAAACAAAAAGTGGAGAAATATTAGAGATATTTTTTAATGAAAAGCTTACAGAAGTTTTTTTAAGAGGAGAAACAAGATTTATTTGTGAGGGTAAGATCTTTGACGAAGCTTTGAAAGAATGA
- the lysA gene encoding diaminopimelate decarboxylase: MHHFHYKNGELYAEDVPLRKIAEEVGTPCYIYSQATLTHHFNVFDHAFKNIPHLTCYSVKANSNIALLHLFASLGGGADVVSGGELFKALKAGVSPKKIVFSGVGKTEEEIEMALKTGILMFNVESEAELETIEKIAKRLEKKAPIALRVNPDIDPKTHPYISTGLKKHKFGIEMSQAKELYFKALKMPHLEIIGIDCHIGSQVTSLAPFLEALERIKLLWHELEKKGIKLNYLDMGGGLGIPYHEEEPPHPTDYAKAIIEAAKDLHCTLIFEPGRVIVGNAGILLVKVLYLKKTSEKQFVIVDGAMNDLIRPSLYGAYHEIKPIIKKDGPKILADIVGPICETTDFFARDREISSIKKGDLLAIMSAGAYGFVMSSNYNSRLRSPEVLVNGEKYWVIRRRESYEDLVRLEEIPAWLK; this comes from the coding sequence ATGCACCACTTTCATTATAAAAATGGAGAGCTATATGCCGAAGATGTCCCTTTAAGAAAGATTGCTGAAGAAGTAGGAACTCCCTGTTATATTTATAGTCAGGCTACACTTACTCATCATTTCAATGTCTTTGACCATGCTTTTAAAAACATACCTCATCTTACCTGCTATTCTGTAAAGGCAAATAGTAATATTGCTCTTTTACACCTTTTTGCTTCTTTGGGTGGTGGAGCAGATGTAGTTTCAGGAGGAGAACTGTTTAAGGCTTTAAAAGCAGGGGTCTCACCAAAAAAAATTGTCTTTTCTGGTGTAGGCAAAACAGAAGAAGAAATAGAAATGGCACTTAAAACAGGTATTTTAATGTTTAATGTAGAATCTGAAGCAGAACTTGAGACAATAGAAAAGATAGCTAAAAGATTAGAAAAAAAAGCCCCTATTGCCTTAAGAGTTAATCCAGATATTGATCCCAAAACACATCCCTATATCTCTACTGGTTTAAAAAAACATAAATTTGGTATTGAAATGTCACAAGCAAAAGAGCTTTATTTTAAAGCATTAAAAATGCCTCATTTAGAAATAATTGGTATTGATTGCCATATCGGTTCACAGGTAACTAGCTTGGCACCTTTTCTTGAAGCATTGGAGCGAATTAAATTACTTTGGCATGAATTGGAAAAAAAAGGTATAAAACTAAATTATCTGGATATGGGAGGAGGATTAGGTATTCCCTATCATGAAGAAGAACCACCACATCCAACAGATTATGCAAAAGCTATTATAGAGGCAGCAAAGGATTTACATTGCACATTGATTTTTGAGCCAGGACGGGTTATTGTAGGAAATGCTGGTATATTATTAGTCAAGGTATTATATCTAAAAAAAACAAGTGAAAAACAATTTGTTATTGTAGATGGTGCCATGAATGACCTCATTCGTCCAAGTCTTTATGGAGCTTATCATGAAATAAAACCTATCATTAAAAAAGATGGTCCTAAAATTTTAGCTGATATAGTAGGCCCTATATGTGAAACAACAGATTTCTTTGCCAGAGATAGAGAAATATCCTCTATTAAAAAGGGAGATTTATTAGCAATAATGAGTGCTGGTGCCTATGGTTTTGTAATGAGCTCAAATTATAATTCTCGTCTAAGATCACCAGAAGTGCTTGTCAATGGAGAAAAATACTGGGTTATTCGGCGGCGTGAGAGCTATGAAGATTTGGTAAGGCTTGAGGAGATCCCAGCATGGCTGAAATAG
- a CDS encoding HAD hydrolase-like protein, giving the protein MKLVLFDVDNTLIRTPKSHIFAFLSAIKDVYGIEITLEEFKKADTPGLTDPEILFSVLADKISKNFIEEKLLFCLKQIEISFPKYLINETLEILPGVKKLLEILIKNNTALGIVTGNLESIAWKKLKKANIDFYFSIGAFGSDLKQRADLVKLAIKRAKKHFNQSFDFIYLIGDTPRDVAAGKKVGINTIAVATGNCPKEVLKETEADLVVENLLENKLLEYLNVKR; this is encoded by the coding sequence ATGAAACTAGTGTTATTTGATGTTGATAATACATTGATAAGAACACCAAAAAGCCACATTTTTGCATTTTTAAGTGCCATAAAAGATGTTTATGGAATTGAAATTACTCTAGAGGAATTCAAAAAAGCTGATACACCAGGTCTAACAGATCCAGAAATTTTATTTTCTGTTTTAGCAGACAAAATAAGTAAAAATTTTATTGAAGAAAAACTTCTTTTTTGTTTAAAACAGATTGAAATTTCTTTTCCAAAATATTTAATAAATGAAACATTAGAAATATTGCCTGGAGTAAAAAAATTGCTGGAAATTCTTATAAAAAATAACACAGCTTTAGGTATTGTTACTGGAAATTTAGAATCCATAGCTTGGAAAAAATTGAAAAAAGCTAATATTGATTTTTATTTCAGTATAGGTGCCTTTGGAAGTGATTTAAAACAAAGGGCTGATTTAGTTAAGCTGGCGATAAAAAGGGCAAAAAAGCATTTTAATCAATCTTTTGATTTTATATATCTTATTGGTGATACACCAAGGGATGTAGCTGCAGGTAAAAAAGTAGGAATAAACACTATTGCAGTAGCCACAGGCAATTGTCCTAAAGAAGTTCTTAAAGAAACAGAAGCTGATTTGGTAGTAGAAAATTTATTAGAAAATAAATTACTTGAATATTTAAATGTAAAAAGATGA
- a CDS encoding argininosuccinate synthase, with the protein MKKEIGKIVLAYSGGLDTSVILKWLKEKYECEVIAFVADVGQEEELEGLEEKAKATGADKFYLVDLKEEFVRDFVFPAFRANAVYEAGYLLGTSLARPVIAKKQVEIALEERADAVAHGATGKGNDQVRFELTYMALAPHLKIIAPWREWNFKGRSDLITYAQKKGIPVEVTLEKPYSIDRNLLHISYEGGILEDPWKDPPQDMFKLTIAPEKAPDEPEEITIKFEKGNPVAINDEELSPANLLSYLNKIGGRHGIGRLDIVENRFVGIKSRGVYETPGGTILRIAHQALETITMDREVMHLRDSLIPRYAELIYYGFWFSPEREVLQTFMDKSQENVTGEVRLKLYKGQCIVVGRRSPYSLYSPELATFEAGTGYTPKDAEGFIRLHGLRLRMWHQRGKR; encoded by the coding sequence ATGAAAAAAGAAATTGGCAAAATAGTACTAGCTTATTCAGGAGGATTAGATACTTCAGTAATTTTAAAATGGCTTAAGGAAAAATATGAATGTGAGGTAATTGCTTTTGTAGCAGATGTAGGTCAGGAAGAAGAACTTGAAGGACTTGAAGAGAAAGCAAAAGCAACAGGAGCAGATAAATTTTATTTAGTAGATTTAAAAGAAGAGTTTGTCCGTGATTTTGTATTTCCTGCTTTTAGAGCAAATGCTGTTTATGAAGCAGGGTATCTTTTGGGAACTTCTTTAGCAAGACCTGTAATTGCCAAAAAGCAAGTAGAGATTGCTTTAGAAGAAAGGGCAGATGCTGTAGCACATGGGGCAACGGGTAAAGGAAATGATCAAGTAAGATTTGAACTTACTTACATGGCATTAGCACCGCATCTAAAAATCATTGCTCCTTGGAGGGAATGGAATTTTAAAGGAAGGAGTGATTTAATTACTTATGCTCAAAAAAAAGGCATTCCAGTAGAAGTTACTTTAGAAAAACCATACAGTATAGATAGAAATCTTTTGCATATTAGTTATGAAGGAGGTATTCTAGAAGACCCATGGAAAGATCCACCTCAAGATATGTTTAAGCTTACTATTGCACCAGAAAAGGCTCCGGATGAACCAGAAGAGATTACAATAAAGTTTGAGAAAGGAAATCCAGTAGCAATAAATGATGAAGAATTAAGTCCGGCAAATTTACTTTCCTATCTTAATAAAATAGGTGGCAGGCATGGCATAGGACGCTTGGATATTGTTGAAAATCGTTTTGTTGGCATTAAGTCTAGAGGTGTATATGAAACACCTGGTGGTACTATATTAAGAATTGCCCATCAGGCACTTGAGACAATTACTATGGATAGAGAAGTAATGCATTTAAGGGATAGTCTTATTCCTCGTTATGCAGAATTGATATACTATGGTTTTTGGTTCTCTCCAGAAAGAGAAGTCTTACAGACCTTTATGGACAAATCTCAAGAGAATGTAACTGGAGAGGTACGGTTAAAGCTTTATAAAGGACAATGTATAGTAGTAGGAAGGCGCTCTCCCTATAGCCTTTATTCACCTGAATTGGCTACTTTTGAAGCAGGCACAGGCTATACACCAAAAGATGCAGAAGGTTTTATCAGATTACATGGTCTCCGCTTAAGGATGTGGCATCAACGAGGTAAACGATGA
- a CDS encoding AAA family ATPase: protein MENLEKVRSLYETIKDRFYFGDELLICQERYEPVALFGLITLILNGKELIFGGYGSGKTTSSERLSSLVKGLPLEFVQATTISGHPEQTEEKIKATLDLAALQKEGKEVVRWRVVPFAPVVIIDEINRLPVGKQSMLLNEVERNIWNWRGETIIFKEKKAFFATINYQDLGTTRLIPPLLDRFDLAVETARLHPIRKRFVRRGIDDKVLSHRELSKKMLDFVLNHNKTEEAEKVVKYIEKVSEEFKKELEKRLKEEGISVKIPTREEMEEIREEIENISVSDDVELFLDYLGQEVYCQKGLQKDFSRCGGCHYKNYICADIYSISHRAEQSLFRYAKAMAWINGEKEVTLEHLQAVFPYVLWHRASISDERIAKVRETEKETGDAFYALNEIIKDVKKRWEEHRDYQIEAYLALKSGDTKTVIDLAERIDHPFFKALKQGV from the coding sequence ATGGAAAATCTTGAAAAAGTAAGGAGCTTGTATGAAACAATAAAGGATCGTTTTTATTTTGGTGATGAATTGCTTATCTGTCAAGAGCGGTATGAGCCAGTTGCACTTTTTGGTCTTATTACCCTTATTTTAAATGGAAAAGAGCTTATTTTTGGCGGTTATGGAAGTGGTAAGACTACATCTAGTGAAAGACTTTCAAGTCTTGTAAAAGGGCTTCCACTTGAGTTTGTTCAAGCAACTACTATTTCTGGCCATCCTGAGCAAACAGAGGAAAAGATAAAAGCTACTTTAGATTTAGCTGCTTTGCAGAAAGAAGGTAAAGAAGTGGTGAGATGGCGTGTAGTGCCATTTGCTCCTGTAGTTATTATTGATGAGATAAATAGATTGCCAGTAGGAAAGCAAAGTATGCTCCTTAATGAAGTGGAAAGAAATATCTGGAATTGGCGAGGAGAGACAATTATTTTTAAAGAAAAAAAGGCGTTTTTTGCAACAATAAATTATCAGGATTTGGGTACAACTCGTTTGATTCCACCTCTTCTTGACCGTTTTGATTTGGCAGTAGAAACAGCAAGGCTCCATCCAATAAGGAAAAGATTTGTACGTAGGGGGATTGATGATAAAGTTTTAAGTCATAGAGAGCTTTCAAAGAAGATGCTTGATTTTGTTTTGAATCACAATAAGACAGAAGAGGCTGAAAAAGTAGTAAAATATATTGAAAAGGTTTCTGAAGAATTTAAAAAAGAATTAGAAAAAAGATTAAAAGAAGAAGGCATTTCTGTTAAAATTCCTACTAGAGAAGAAATGGAGGAGATAAGAGAAGAGATTGAAAATATTTCTGTTTCTGATGATGTAGAGCTTTTTTTAGATTATTTAGGGCAAGAAGTTTATTGTCAAAAAGGGTTACAAAAGGATTTTTCCCGTTGTGGTGGTTGTCATTATAAAAATTATATTTGTGCTGATATTTACAGTATTTCTCATCGAGCAGAACAAAGTTTGTTTCGTTATGCAAAGGCTATGGCTTGGATAAATGGAGAAAAAGAAGTTACACTTGAACACTTACAAGCAGTTTTTCCTTATGTACTTTGGCATAGGGCAAGCATAAGTGATGAAAGAATAGCAAAGGTTAGAGAGACCGAAAAAGAGACAGGTGATGCCTTTTATGCTCTTAATGAAATTATAAAAGATGTAAAAAAACGCTGGGAAGAACATAGAGATTATCAAATAGAAGCATATCTTGCTTTAAAAAGTGGTGATACAAAAACAGTTATTGATTTAGCAGAACGCATTGACCATCCCTTTTTTAAAGCATTGAAACAGGGAGTTTAA
- a CDS encoding Ku protein, whose product MKAVWKGHLKCGLVLIPIKMYHAISQKSIHFNLLHKDCLGKVKLEKVCSKCGKRLSPEEIVKGYPYGKDRYIIVTDEDIEKAKRESTDFIEIIQFVDDSEIHPIYYSNSHYLAPDGEAGFEAFALFHQAMIETKKAALAKIVMRNREYLLALKPYNGTMIAFTLYYHQEIKNLKEIEDIEKIKKIQIDQKALNMAKILIDNLSGNFEPEKYRDEYTETLMAIIKAKAEGEEIKVSPKVEKEKVISLMDALQRSIEEVAEVPKKKMAVAGKKTKAKKVRKKA is encoded by the coding sequence ATGAAGGCTGTTTGGAAAGGTCATTTAAAATGTGGTCTTGTACTTATTCCTATTAAAATGTATCATGCCATAAGTCAAAAATCCATTCATTTCAATTTATTGCATAAAGATTGTTTGGGAAAAGTCAAATTAGAGAAAGTTTGTTCAAAGTGTGGTAAACGGCTTAGTCCTGAAGAAATAGTGAAAGGTTATCCATATGGAAAAGACCGATATATTATTGTCACTGATGAAGACATTGAGAAGGCAAAAAGAGAATCAACTGATTTTATTGAAATTATCCAATTTGTTGATGATAGTGAAATACATCCTATTTATTATTCTAATTCACATTATCTAGCTCCAGATGGAGAGGCAGGTTTTGAGGCATTTGCCCTTTTTCATCAAGCAATGATAGAGACAAAAAAAGCAGCATTAGCTAAAATTGTTATGAGGAATAGAGAATATTTGCTAGCTCTAAAACCCTATAATGGCACTATGATAGCCTTTACTCTTTATTATCATCAAGAAATTAAAAATTTAAAAGAAATAGAAGATATAGAAAAAATAAAAAAGATTCAAATAGATCAAAAGGCACTCAATATGGCCAAGATACTTATAGATAATTTAAGTGGCAATTTTGAGCCTGAAAAATATCGTGATGAATATACAGAGACCCTTATGGCTATTATTAAAGCTAAGGCTGAGGGTGAGGAGATAAAAGTTTCACCTAAAGTAGAAAAGGAGAAAGTTATTAGTCTTATGGATGCTTTGCAAAGAAGCATTGAAGAAGTGGCTGAAGTGCCAAAGAAGAAGATGGCTGTAGCTGGGAAAAAGACTAAAGCTAAAAAAGTGAGAAAAAAGGCTTAA
- a CDS encoding VWA domain-containing protein encodes MDKNYLKPLFQKARADLYYPPIIEFEIANVTTSEVNFKTSKYKILLGKEFISNLSQNAIIGVFHHELNHWAKHPYDVKTIILETNWLGERKHKVIIRNLFDDVIANLDLIINKGLKEIAQLYQEMPVINKADHLLRAFYQEVTGLYFGEIKIDEKLKEKLDALFQIDFLDTGRARLKNNIKQFAKIIEDLIEDIKWPFSFFSWENFCPHEIKKAMNEIANEVDIREFEKIAQEVYGKPFLVEKGLGIQPGKKEKASPFIPPETAWYEIRAQRYAIYISGIEKTDSLYPSEIKDFSLEDPIETYSFIESYGQILPGISKRYEMSYFEGECKVKVPDAVIVIDSSGSMKHPDRELSYAVLAAFAIARNYFEAGAKVGVINFSDKNIELFPTRERYKVYQLLKFHQTGGTTLHIEEFKHYINKVGNVDCILITDAGIDNLSSLIKILSHLKQRLTIIWIKTDVGRTYGFESQYQMLKQALPSWVTFVEIEDERDIPNIAIGKSFARYVRDKEIT; translated from the coding sequence ATGGATAAAAATTATTTAAAACCACTTTTTCAAAAAGCAAGGGCAGATCTTTATTATCCACCTATTATTGAATTTGAAATTGCTAATGTAACAACAAGTGAAGTAAATTTTAAAACATCAAAATATAAAATTCTTTTAGGAAAGGAATTTATTTCTAACCTTTCACAAAATGCTATTATTGGTGTTTTTCATCATGAACTTAATCACTGGGCAAAACATCCATATGATGTAAAAACAATTATTTTAGAAACAAATTGGCTGGGTGAGCGTAAACATAAAGTTATTATAAGAAATCTCTTTGATGATGTCATTGCTAATTTAGATTTAATTATAAATAAAGGATTAAAAGAAATAGCTCAACTTTATCAAGAGATGCCTGTAATAAATAAAGCAGATCATCTTTTGCGTGCATTTTATCAAGAAGTAACAGGTCTTTATTTTGGTGAAATAAAAATAGATGAGAAACTTAAGGAAAAACTTGATGCCCTCTTTCAAATAGATTTTTTGGACACAGGACGAGCTCGTCTAAAAAACAATATAAAACAATTTGCAAAAATTATTGAAGACTTAATTGAAGATATTAAATGGCCATTTTCCTTTTTTTCTTGGGAAAATTTTTGTCCACATGAAATAAAAAAGGCTATGAATGAAATTGCCAATGAAGTAGATATTAGAGAATTTGAAAAAATTGCTCAAGAAGTTTATGGAAAACCTTTCTTAGTAGAAAAGGGATTAGGAATTCAACCAGGGAAAAAAGAAAAAGCATCACCATTTATCCCACCAGAAACTGCTTGGTATGAAATAAGAGCACAACGTTATGCTATATATATTTCTGGCATAGAAAAGACAGATTCTCTTTATCCTTCAGAAATAAAAGATTTCTCTTTAGAGGATCCTATTGAAACATATAGTTTTATTGAAAGCTATGGACAGATCCTTCCTGGCATCTCAAAACGTTATGAAATGAGTTATTTTGAAGGAGAATGTAAAGTAAAAGTGCCAGATGCAGTGATAGTAATTGATTCTTCAGGTAGTATGAAACACCCTGATAGAGAGCTTTCTTATGCAGTTTTGGCAGCATTTGCTATTGCCAGGAATTATTTTGAAGCTGGGGCTAAAGTAGGTGTTATTAATTTTTCTGATAAAAATATAGAGTTATTTCCAACAAGGGAAAGATACAAAGTATATCAATTGCTTAAGTTTCATCAAACAGGCGGTACTACTCTTCATATAGAAGAGTTTAAACATTATATAAATAAAGTAGGAAATGTAGATTGTATTCTTATTACAGATGCAGGTATAGACAATCTTTCTTCTTTAATAAAAATACTCTCTCACTTAAAACAGCGACTTACCATTATTTGGATCAAAACAGATGTGGGGAGAACTTATGGTTTTGAAAGCCAATATCAAATGCTTAAGCAAGCTTTGCCATCATGGGTGACATTTGTTGAGATAGAAGATGAGAGAGACATCCCTAACATAGCTATAGGAAAAAGTTTTGCTCGTTATGTCAGGGATAAAGAAATTACTTGA